A genome region from Crossiella equi includes the following:
- a CDS encoding L-erythro-3,5-diaminohexanoate dehydrogenase yields the protein MTERAEASPYGLHRVLEPAGVLPQQAWRLNADPEPWPDEVVIDIERLNLDAASYRQLRETHASTEELRAAVLAIVEDRGKMQNPVTGSGGMLMGTVREVGPRSPLGLKAGDRVATLVSLSLTPLRITDGLVAWDGAGEQVPCAGTAILFGRSIAAVLPPDLPESLSLSVLDVCGAPALTDRVVHRKNVERARPATVCVLGGGGKSGSLSLVAARRAGAGRLVALVPTEAEAESVRRAGLADEVVIADARNPVAVAEAVGEQVDVTVVCVDVPGCEHGAVLATADGGTVIFFSMATSFSAAALGAEGLAADVEMLVGNGYVPGHAEFALDLIRAEPGVKMMFEARERQTSPV from the coding sequence GTGACGGAGCGTGCTGAAGCGTCGCCGTACGGTCTGCACCGGGTCCTCGAGCCCGCCGGGGTCCTGCCGCAGCAGGCGTGGCGGTTGAACGCCGATCCTGAGCCATGGCCGGACGAGGTGGTCATCGACATCGAACGCCTCAATCTGGACGCCGCCTCCTACCGGCAGCTGCGCGAGACTCATGCCAGCACCGAGGAGCTGCGGGCCGCGGTGCTCGCGATCGTCGAGGACCGGGGCAAGATGCAGAACCCGGTCACCGGCTCCGGCGGCATGCTCATGGGCACCGTCCGCGAGGTCGGTCCGCGCTCCCCCCTCGGCCTGAAGGCAGGTGACCGCGTGGCGACCCTCGTCTCCCTGAGCCTGACCCCGCTGCGCATCACCGACGGCCTGGTTGCCTGGGACGGCGCGGGGGAGCAGGTGCCGTGCGCCGGGACCGCCATCCTCTTCGGACGGTCGATCGCGGCCGTGCTGCCGCCGGATCTGCCCGAGTCGCTGTCACTGTCCGTGTTGGACGTGTGCGGTGCTCCCGCGCTCACCGACCGTGTTGTGCACCGGAAGAACGTCGAACGTGCCCGTCCGGCCACCGTGTGCGTGCTCGGCGGGGGCGGAAAGTCCGGTTCGCTCTCGCTGGTGGCCGCGCGCCGCGCCGGTGCGGGCCGCCTGGTCGCGCTGGTGCCGACCGAGGCCGAGGCCGAGTCGGTGCGCCGTGCGGGCCTGGCCGACGAGGTCGTCATCGCCGACGCGCGCAACCCCGTGGCGGTGGCCGAGGCGGTCGGCGAGCAGGTCGACGTGACCGTGGTCTGCGTCGACGTGCCCGGCTGCGAGCACGGTGCGGTGCTGGCCACCGCGGACGGCGGCACCGTCATCTTCTTCTCCATGGCAACGTCTTTCAGCGCGGCGGCCCTCGGCGCCGAGGGCCTGGCGGCCGACGTGGAAATGCTCGTCGGCAACGGGTACGTGCCCGGCCACGCGGAGTTCGCCCTTGATCTCATCCGCGCCGAACCCGGGGTCAAGATGATGTTCGAGGCCCGGGAACGGCAGACTTCGCCGGTGTGA
- a CDS encoding KamA family radical SAM protein, with translation MTAVHDVASVSEALENAARQPYTYVRKELVEPDWRRFPGWRDVTEAQWRDAQWQRVNCVKNAKQLRKLMGELLLESFYEDLDTDQQRLATMSMLIPPQMINTMVPEGAEAGEAFTKAFLADPVRNYMMPVASDRLAEWTSHPHSSRDSLHEAEMWVVEGLTHRYPTKVLAELLSTCPQYCGHCTRMDLVGNSTPIIDKHKLSLKPVDRQDQMIDYLKRTPGVRDVVVSGGDVANVPWPQLESFLMRLLEIPTVRDIRLATKALAGLPQHWIQPKVVEGLERVARTARRRGVNLAIHTHVNHAQSVTPLVAEAARTAMEVGVRDVRNQGVLMRGVNATPDALLDLCFALQGEANILPYYFYMCDMIPNAEHWRVAVWEAMELQHAIMGYLPGYATPRIVCDVPYVGKRWVHQLSEYDRERGISYWTKNYRTGIELQDPEALDRRYPYYDPITSLPETGRQWWVEHQND, from the coding sequence ATGACTGCGGTTCACGACGTGGCGTCCGTGTCAGAGGCGCTGGAGAACGCGGCTCGGCAGCCGTACACCTACGTCCGGAAGGAGCTGGTCGAGCCGGACTGGCGACGCTTCCCGGGCTGGCGTGACGTGACGGAGGCGCAGTGGCGCGATGCCCAGTGGCAGCGCGTCAACTGCGTGAAGAACGCCAAGCAGCTGCGCAAGCTGATGGGCGAGCTGCTGCTGGAGTCCTTCTACGAGGATCTGGACACCGACCAGCAGCGCCTGGCCACCATGTCCATGCTGATCCCCCCGCAGATGATCAACACCATGGTGCCCGAGGGCGCCGAGGCGGGCGAGGCGTTCACCAAGGCCTTCCTGGCCGACCCGGTGCGCAACTACATGATGCCGGTGGCCAGCGACCGCCTGGCGGAGTGGACGAGCCACCCGCACAGCAGCCGGGACTCACTGCACGAGGCGGAGATGTGGGTGGTGGAGGGCCTGACCCACCGCTACCCCACCAAGGTGCTGGCGGAGCTGCTCTCCACCTGCCCGCAGTACTGCGGTCACTGCACGCGCATGGACCTGGTCGGCAACTCCACCCCGATCATCGACAAGCACAAGCTGTCGCTGAAGCCAGTGGACCGCCAGGACCAGATGATCGACTACCTCAAGCGCACCCCGGGTGTGCGCGATGTGGTCGTCAGCGGCGGCGACGTGGCCAACGTCCCGTGGCCGCAGCTGGAAAGCTTCCTGATGCGCCTGCTGGAGATCCCCACGGTGCGCGACATCCGCCTGGCCACCAAGGCGCTGGCGGGCCTGCCCCAGCACTGGATCCAGCCCAAGGTCGTCGAGGGCCTGGAACGCGTGGCCCGCACGGCCCGCCGCCGGGGCGTCAACCTGGCCATCCACACCCACGTCAACCACGCCCAGTCGGTCACCCCCCTGGTGGCCGAAGCGGCGCGCACGGCCATGGAGGTGGGCGTCCGCGACGTCCGCAACCAGGGCGTGCTGATGCGAGGTGTGAACGCCACCCCGGACGCCCTGCTGGACCTCTGCTTCGCCCTGCAGGGCGAGGCGAACATCCTGCCGTACTACTTCTACATGTGCGACATGATCCCCAACGCCGAGCACTGGCGGGTCGCGGTGTGGGAGGCCATGGAGCTCCAGCACGCGATCATGGGCTACCTGCCCGGGTACGCCACGCCGCGGATCGTCTGCGACGTGCCCTACGTCGGGAAGCGGTGGGTGCACCAGCTGTCGGAGTACGACCGCGAGCGCGGCATCTCGTACTGGACGAAGAACTACCGCACCGGCATTGAGCTGCAGGATCCCGAGGCGCTGGACCGGCGGTACCCGTACTACGACCCGATCACCTCGCTGCCCGAGACCGGGCGGCAGTGGTGGGTCGAGCACCAGAACGACTAA